The genomic segment AGGATTGGCATTGCTTGCTCAGCGCAAGGCCCCCTCCTCCACGGGTTTTAAAATCAAGCAATTGTGGTTGCATCGAAGTGGCGAACAGGCAGCAGATCAAGTGTGGATTGAGCACAACGACTTCCTTGTGCAGCGAGATAACAAAGCGCAAATCCGCTTGGCTATGTTTGAATACCTCTATGAACAAAAAACAATGTGGCAAGAGCTCTATTTTGGTCTAGCGGAATCAAGTGTAATCAATACGCTTACGGCGAAGTCTGCTTTTTATCGAGAAGTTATCAGTTCACCAGATTTTGAAGTGGATTTGCTTAATAAAAATCATTTAGATGATTACCTCGCCGATTTATCCAAAAATACCCGTTCTCAAATTAGACGCACTAAGAAAATTCTTTCTCAATCAGGCAATTTAGTTCTAGCTTTAGCTGAAAGCGACTCTCAGAAAAAGCAGTTTTTAGACGATATAGCACAGTTACATAAAGAGAAGTGGCGAAATACTGAATTTGGTAGCGGGTTTGATAACCCGATTTTTGAACGCTTTCATCATCAATTAATATTTGAAGAAAAAGAAACAAATAAAACACGTATTTATTGTCTCATGCTCGACAAAAAACCAATGGCATATATCTATATTTTGATTCACGAGAATACTTGGTATTTTTATCTGTCAGCGATGAAAAGCCATAGTGATAATCGTGTAAAAGTAGGGTTACTCGCCCATGCGTATATTATTCAACAAGCCATATTTGAGGGTGCGACTAAATACAGTTTTCTAGCCGGTGAAGCACGTTACAAGCGCTCACTGTCAAATCAGCCTGAGGCAAACCAGCAACTGATCTGCTTTTATCAACCAACCCTGTTTATGCGTACAAGAGAATACATTCGAAGTGCAAAAAGCGTATTAAAAAATTTACTGAGACATTGATAGACAATGATGACCGATGCCAACAGCGCCGACAGAATCCCAATTAAATTAACCACTGTGCCCCTTAATGGTATGGTTAACACGAGTGTTCCTTTAGCCAAAGGCCTGCTCTACGATATTCACCAAAGTCAATTGATGACAAACGGTCAAGCCATCGACTGTGGGGCAAAAGTATTAGCGACCTGGCCAGATAAGAGCATTAAATGGTTACATCTGTCTTTCTCTGCTCCCTCTAGTGATGATGGCGAACTCACGCTTACGTTAGACAAAAAAGCGCAAGCAAACTCAATCAGTCGGCTTAGTGGTTTACAGTATGAGTCTAACGATACTCAAACTAGTGTTACTGCCGCCCATTACACATTTAGCCTTAATCACGAAAATGGTCAGTTTTCCATTGCATCACCCGCTAGCGAAAACTGTACTGGCAGCTCAGTAACGGGTGAATTGGGCTTACGCGACGCCCGAGAACAAGAATGTGCTATTTCCTCCTGTAGCGTGTCATGTATCACAACACCCAATCTGTTAGATGAGTCTATTTTCGCGTTGTCATTGCAAGTTATGGTCAACTATAGCTCTGCGGATAACGCTAGCGAGTCAGGTGTTTCGGCTCGTTTTGAATTTCACTTTGATTCGGCTCAAAGTGACATTCGATTAGATATCACCCTACACAATTCAAAAGCTGCAGTGCACACAGGTGGCAGTTGGGATCTCGGCGATGAAAATTCATTTCAATTTTCAGAATTTAGCTTATCACTACAAGGCCCAGAAGACCTGCAAACCGAGTCATCACTCAGCTATCGGCTAGAAAGAAACGGACCTTGGCAAACACCAACAGATTTACCAATGTCTATCTTTCAGCACTCAAGTGGTGGAACAAATTGGCAAAGCCCAGTACACGTAGATCACCAACAGAAAATTCCATTTGATGTAAAAGGCTATATTGTTGAACAACGCGGAAAGCAAGTTTTCAGCGGAGAAAGAGCTGCACCGCAGATAAGTTGGGTGAATGGAATCAATATCGCTGTAGCCGACTTTTGGCAGAAATTTCCTTCCGCGATGACAATATCTCCACAGACTATTTGTCTTGGCTTATTTCCTAAGCAAGATAACAAACATTATGAGTTACAAGGTGGGGAAAAAAGCACGCACTCAATATGGTTTGGCGTTAAACATGATCCTAATGGCGCATACTTCTGCACGGATAGTAACTATACCAAGCCGCACATTAGTCAATATGCTAAAGCCGACATGCCACTATACACTGAATTTCAACAGGCTAGTGGTGAACTGCAATCATTGATAAATAACGGGTTACATTCACAACGCAATTTTTTTGAAAAACGTGAAATGCTAGATGAATATGGTTGGCGGAATTTTGGTGATATTTATGCTGATCATGAAACAGCTGAACACCAGGATGATTCAATTTTCGTTTCGCACTATAACAACCAGTACGATCCTATTTATGGTTTCTTGCGGCAATTTATACTAAGCAATGACCAACAGTGGTTTACACTAGCTGATGATCTAGCCAAGCATGTTATGGATATCGACATTTATCATACCAAGGACGATAAAGACGAATACAACGGCGGGCTTTTTTGGCATACCGACCACTACTTGCAAGCATTCACCTCAAGCCATCGCTCTTATTCAAAACATCAAGCTAAAGGCGCATATCAAGATCATGCCGGGGGTGGCGGTCCAGGTGGGCAACATTGTTACACCTCAGGTTTAACCCTATACTATTTAATGACAGGCAACCAACGCGCGAAAGAAGCTGTGTTAACGCTGACTAACTGGATCACTTACGTATATGAAGGTGGCAATACTTGTTTAGAGCTTTTACTTGCACTCAAAAACCGCCATGTTCCCGGGTTAAAAAACCACTTCAATGGGCAATACCCGCTCGATAGAGGAACGGCTAACTATATCAATGCACTGTTAGACAGCTATGTATTAACAAGTGACCATACACTTCTACATAGAGTTGAACACATTATTCAACACACAATTCATCCAAATGAAGATATAACACTGCGCAACCTCGAAAACATTGAAGAAACGTGGTTTTACACGGTTTTCTTGCAATCAGTCGTGCGATACTTAGACATTAAGCGTGCTAACAGTGAACTCAATCACGAATTTTACTATGCACGAGATAGCCTGATGCATTTCGCTCACTGGATGCACGACCACGAATATATGTATCTAGACAAGCCCGATATTCTTGAGTACCCGAATGACACTTGGACCGCCCAAGACTTGCGTAAAGCACATGTGCTCAGTGCTGCATACTATTACGGAAATAAAACCAACAAGGCATTTTTGAACAAGGCTAAGTACTTCGAACAGGAAGTGGCAACGCGCTTAACGCTCAGTGATACCAAGACGTACACACGTATTATGGTGCTGCTGATGCAAAATGATGGCCCCACACGGTATTTCGAACACTTAGCGCTTGAACAAACATTTGCAACGGTAAATCCTAACTGGGCGAAACCTAAAGGTGAACGTTACTCAGCAGTTGGTCAAATAGTCACTGCGTTTTGTAAGCGTTTACTAGCACTTTCAATCAGCAATGAAGTAAACTGGCTCAAAAAAAGGCTAGGATAGCCAATGGCACTTTTAGGATCGCTTAACTAGATGCACGTATCATTTATCATTCCCCATAAAGGGCGGTTTGAAATGCTTATTCAAACCATTGAATCTGTTGCGAAACAGGCATTCGATTTATCACAAATTGAAGTCATCGTTGTCAGTCAGACGCCTGAGGCCTTGAAGCAAACTTTAAACGAAAATACTGAGCTAACAATAAAGACCTACTTACGCTCGGAGTACGACACGATTTCGGCCCTGAGAAACTACGGTGAAACACGGGCGAATGGCGAGTACTTAGCCTTTCTTGATGCTGATATATATTTGTCAACCAACTGGATTGAGCAAATGCTACGCACCTTGCAAAGTCATCCTGAAAGGATCATTTCCAGTGCGATGCAAAGATGCAAAGAGGACGCCCCTCCTTTGGAGAAAATTCGCACCAGTTTAAGTAATGCTGAGCTAGATACTGAAGTGGCGTTTCTACCGGGTAGAAATCTCTTTCTTACACGAGAAGCGTTTCATCGCATTGGTGGATTTCCAGAGCACCTGCTGACCTGTGAAGACTATTATTTTACCGATAAAGCCGCCCAGCTAGGCACGTTATTTTACACCTCATCTGCAGATTACATTCATTTGGGCGAAGACAAAACATTAAAAGGTATGTTTAATAAAGAAATATGGCGCGGTCAGTCGAATTTAAAATCCATTGAGGGACGCCGAATTCCGCTTAGGGAATGGCCAAGCTTTGTGGTGCCTCCAGCGATATTTTTATGCCTTTTTTGTAGCCTCATGGCTCTGTGCATTGGCCAAGCGACCGGCGCAATAGTCTTTCTAGGTTTAGCGTTAATCCCTTTACTTGCCTATACCTCTCGACTCTATAAATTAGATAAATTGCACGTTTCTTTTTTGCACGTTCTTGCCTTCTACACTGTGTACTTCCCTGCTAGGGCTATTGGCACATTTGCCGGCATATTTAAATCCATTCGCATAAAAAATATTTAAGGCATTTAATTCATGAAAACAAAGCGTAAAGTCCTTCAATTTATTTGCCCAACAGGCTTTTACGGTGCAGAGCGTTGGGTACTTGCCTTAGCGAAACACTTAGATCCCGAAACAACGGCATGTGATCTAGCAGTGACCATGGAGCCTGGCCAAAAACCGTTAGAGCTTGTTAACGAATATAAAAAACTCAATTTGCCAACCCATATCATTGATATGAAAAATAAGTTCGATTTGGGTGCAGTAGACAGATTAGCGACACTCATTCGCGAACAAAATATTGATATTATTCACACTCACGGTTACAAGTCAGACATCATTGGCGTGCTTGCGGCGAAACGTGCAAAGATTAAATGTGTAGTCACTCCACACGGGTTTGAAAACGCAAAAGATTTCAAATTAAAAACCTTCATTTGGTTAGGCTGTCAGTCGATGCGCTTTGCCCATAAAGTTGTTCCTCTTTCACAACAACTTATGCAAGATGTCTTACGTATTGGCGTAAAACCACAAAAAACATTGTATATTCAAAACGGCGTCGATTTATCTGAGGTCGAAGCGGAGCCTATACCTGCTCGCGCTGACCCGCATAAAAAACGTATTGGCTTTGTTGGGCAAATGATTAGCCGGAAGAACATTCGTGATATTCTCGATATATTCGATGCACTGCACAAAGCGCACCCTGAAACCGAATTAATTCTGCTTGGAGATGGGGATGCCAGAAAAGAGTTGGAGCTTCACAGCCAATCATTAGCAAGCACAGACGCCATTCAATTTCTAGGTTTCCGCGATGATAGATTAAGTCTATTAAAGTCATTTGACTTATTTGTTATGACATCGACTCTTGAGGGTATCCCCAGATGCCTCATGGAAGCCACCGCAGCCAGCATTCCGGTGGCAGCTTATGATATCGCCGGTATAGATCAATTAATTAGCCATGAAGAAACAGGATTACTTGCCCCCTTAGGTGACAAAGAAACCCTAAAAGCCTATTGGGAAAAGCTGTTATACGACCAAGCATTTGCTTCACAAATGGCTGAAAACGCGAAAAAATTCGTATACGATAACTACTCGGCTCAGCGTATGGCAGCCCAATACAGTGATTTGTTTGAAGAAATGACAAAGGATAGTTAATGCAACAAAGCAAATCGAGCCCCATTATTTTCATACTATCTATCGATACCGAAGAAGAGTGGGATTGGTCAGGTGCGTTTCCGCAGCACAATGCTGACGTGAATAACGTTTCGTTGCTGCCTTCTTTTCATAAGCACTTGGATTCCCTTGGGCTTCGCCCTACGTATCTTGTAGATTATGCAGTAGCGGACTGCCCCACATCTGCATCAACCATGCGCGAAATTATCGCCAAGGAAAATTGTGAAATAGGCGCTCATTTACATCCCTGGTGCAATCCGCCTTATTTTGGTCCGGCGACAGATGAGAGCTCGCATGTGGTGAACTTGCCAAAAGAACACGTATCTCAAAAACTCAACGTGTTGATGCAGCGCATCGAAGAGCAATTCTCAGTTAAAGCAAAATCTTTTCGCACGGGACGCTGGGGGATTGATTCAACCGTTATCAAACTGTTAGCCGACGCAGGGATTACTGTCGACTCTAGTGTGTACCCGTTTTACAGGAATGATTACTTCAGCTGCATTGGTGCACCGCCACTTCCCTATTGGCCTGACCTTGAATCTCCTCTTGAAACATCCAGTCAAAGAGATCTTTTCGAATTACCGGTAACCGTTGGTTTCAACCGCCCTAACTTCTCAATGTGGAACGACATACACAGTAAGTTTGCATCCCCCCCCTACAGTTGGACTCGGTTTAACGGCATCGCGTGGCATACGAACTTTTTACGAAAACAGTATTTGTGTCCCGAATTATCGGCCCCCAAAGATATGCTTTCATTATGTGAAACAGTAATAGACAAAGCATACCCTGTACTGCATATGTATATGCACAGCTCAAGCTTGCTAGATAACAATAACAGCTTATTGGGCAACAGAAACGCCTACGAGTTTATTTGTGAATCCATCAGTGAGGTCGTTACAACCTTGAGTAAAAAATACGAATTGGATTTTTGCACGTTATCCGAAGCGGCAATCAAATTACAGCAGCAAACGGAGCAAGAAAGTAAATGACGGTACAGATTCGATTCGTCACCCAGGCAGATCACGCAATCTGGAATGAATACGTCAGAGCTCACCCAAACGCCACGCCTTATCATCATTTCGGCTGGTTGCAGAGCGTTGAACAAGCATATCAACACAAGAATATTGGCGCCATAGCGTTATCAAATGGGCGTGTAGTGGGGGTTCTACCTAGCATAGAAATGCGTAGGCCTCTGCTACGACCTTTCATTTGTGCACTTCCCTACTGCGATTTAGGTTTCGGACTAGCAGATGACAGCGCGATTGTTGATCAGCTACTAGCTTTTATGCGTCAGCATTTAGCGCATATAAATGGCCAGTCTCTGGCACTTAGAGACTTTATCAACGAACCTGCTTCTGATATTCAGATGGAAGGACAAAAAGTCCGCATGTTGTTACCTTTACCATCAGGCAGTGAAGAATTACTAAGTGGATTTAAATCAAAATTACGCAGCCAAATACGCAAGTCAGAAAAGAATGGTTTGCGTTATCAGATCCACAGAAATGGCTCCGGGTTGAATGACTTTTACCACATTTTTGCCATTAATATGCGCAAGCTAGGATCGCCAGTGCACAGTAAAGAGTGGTTTGAGTGCATATTTGAAAACTATAAAGAAAACAGTATATTATCCGTTGTTTATAGTGAGGATATCCCCGTAGGCGCTGGTATCACCTTGTCATCAGGAGCCGTTACTTGCATTCCTTGGGCATCGACGGTTGCAGAATATAATAGACTCGCTCCCAACATGATGCTGTATTGGTCATTGTTAAAAGAGGCTTGTGATAAGAATAGCCAATGGTTTGATTTTGGACGCTCAACATTTAACGAAGGAACTTATCGTTTCAAGGCGCAATGGGGAGCGATGCCGCAATTACTGAATTGGTATGATGCAGCAAGCGAGTCAAGACAAGACTTCATGAATCAGGAAAACGAAGAGTGCGAAAACGCACCACAAGGCAAAATAAGGCCCATGGTTGAAAAAGTGTGGGCGAAATTACCTTTGAATGTAACGACCGCTCTAGGTCCTAAAATTCGTAAACATATTAGCTTATAAACGTGATTTTCCATTTGGGCGTTCCCATTTAAGGCCGCTCATTAAAGAACTTTAACAACAAGGCCTAACGATCTATGTGCGGTATTGCAGGGTTTACACAATTTAGCGGGAACATGGGTAACCAGCAAACCCTAAAACAAATGGGTGACAGTATATATCACCGCGGTCCAGACGCTGGACGAGAGTACATTGACGATTATGTGGGTTTAGCCCATCGTCGTTTAGCCATTATCGACTTGTCAGAAGCGGGTACTCAACCCATGTATTCTCATGATGAGAAGTACGTTATTGCCTTTAACGGCGAAATTTATAACTTCTTGGCGCTACGAGAAGCGCTTGTTGAAGAAGGCTATCCATTTAAAACTCACACCGACACCGAAGTTATTCTTGCTTTGTATGCCAGCCATGGCGAAAACATGCTCAGTATGCTCAATGGGATGTTCGCGTTTGCCCTATGGGACACCACCAGTAAGCGTTTATTAATTGCCCGAGATCGCATGGGTAAAAAACCCCTGTATTATCTTAAAACAGATACCCAATTTGCGTTTGCATCCGAACTAAAAGCCCTCTTGACCCTGCCTAATGTCTCAAGGGAAATTAGGCTTGATGCAGTACATGATTTCTTTGCCTATCAATATGTGCCCGACCCAAAAACGATATTCACCGATATGCATAAACTCCCTCCTGCGCACTACATGTGGGTGTCACAGGAAGGAATATCCATAAAACAATATTGGGATGTTTCTTTTAAACAGGTAAGCAACAAACCACAGGCCAAACTGACGAAAGAGCTCTATGATTTAGCTAC from the Paraglaciecola mesophila genome contains:
- a CDS encoding glycosyltransferase — translated: MHVSFIIPHKGRFEMLIQTIESVAKQAFDLSQIEVIVVSQTPEALKQTLNENTELTIKTYLRSEYDTISALRNYGETRANGEYLAFLDADIYLSTNWIEQMLRTLQSHPERIISSAMQRCKEDAPPLEKIRTSLSNAELDTEVAFLPGRNLFLTREAFHRIGGFPEHLLTCEDYYFTDKAAQLGTLFYTSSADYIHLGEDKTLKGMFNKEIWRGQSNLKSIEGRRIPLREWPSFVVPPAIFLCLFCSLMALCIGQATGAIVFLGLALIPLLAYTSRLYKLDKLHVSFLHVLAFYTVYFPARAIGTFAGIFKSIRIKNI
- a CDS encoding glycosyltransferase, producing MKTKRKVLQFICPTGFYGAERWVLALAKHLDPETTACDLAVTMEPGQKPLELVNEYKKLNLPTHIIDMKNKFDLGAVDRLATLIREQNIDIIHTHGYKSDIIGVLAAKRAKIKCVVTPHGFENAKDFKLKTFIWLGCQSMRFAHKVVPLSQQLMQDVLRIGVKPQKTLYIQNGVDLSEVEAEPIPARADPHKKRIGFVGQMISRKNIRDILDIFDALHKAHPETELILLGDGDARKELELHSQSLASTDAIQFLGFRDDRLSLLKSFDLFVMTSTLEGIPRCLMEATAASIPVAAYDIAGIDQLISHEETGLLAPLGDKETLKAYWEKLLYDQAFASQMAENAKKFVYDNYSAQRMAAQYSDLFEEMTKDS
- a CDS encoding GNAT family N-acetyltransferase; translated protein: MVLAAYQDTACVGLALLAQRKAPSSTGFKIKQLWLHRSGEQAADQVWIEHNDFLVQRDNKAQIRLAMFEYLYEQKTMWQELYFGLAESSVINTLTAKSAFYREVISSPDFEVDLLNKNHLDDYLADLSKNTRSQIRRTKKILSQSGNLVLALAESDSQKKQFLDDIAQLHKEKWRNTEFGSGFDNPIFERFHHQLIFEEKETNKTRIYCLMLDKKPMAYIYILIHENTWYFYLSAMKSHSDNRVKVGLLAHAYIIQQAIFEGATKYSFLAGEARYKRSLSNQPEANQQLICFYQPTLFMRTREYIRSAKSVLKNLLRH
- a CDS encoding polysaccharide deacetylase family protein, which gives rise to MQQSKSSPIIFILSIDTEEEWDWSGAFPQHNADVNNVSLLPSFHKHLDSLGLRPTYLVDYAVADCPTSASTMREIIAKENCEIGAHLHPWCNPPYFGPATDESSHVVNLPKEHVSQKLNVLMQRIEEQFSVKAKSFRTGRWGIDSTVIKLLADAGITVDSSVYPFYRNDYFSCIGAPPLPYWPDLESPLETSSQRDLFELPVTVGFNRPNFSMWNDIHSKFASPPYSWTRFNGIAWHTNFLRKQYLCPELSAPKDMLSLCETVIDKAYPVLHMYMHSSSLLDNNNSLLGNRNAYEFICESISEVVTTLSKKYELDFCTLSEAAIKLQQQTEQESK
- a CDS encoding GNAT family N-acetyltransferase, with amino-acid sequence MTVQIRFVTQADHAIWNEYVRAHPNATPYHHFGWLQSVEQAYQHKNIGAIALSNGRVVGVLPSIEMRRPLLRPFICALPYCDLGFGLADDSAIVDQLLAFMRQHLAHINGQSLALRDFINEPASDIQMEGQKVRMLLPLPSGSEELLSGFKSKLRSQIRKSEKNGLRYQIHRNGSGLNDFYHIFAINMRKLGSPVHSKEWFECIFENYKENSILSVVYSEDIPVGAGITLSSGAVTCIPWASTVAEYNRLAPNMMLYWSLLKEACDKNSQWFDFGRSTFNEGTYRFKAQWGAMPQLLNWYDAASESRQDFMNQENEECENAPQGKIRPMVEKVWAKLPLNVTTALGPKIRKHISL